In Deinococcus seoulensis, the following are encoded in one genomic region:
- a CDS encoding YhgE/Pip domain-containing protein, translating into MNDGPPNDTQPNPDLTPDRPNLQQSYQRLTPAERSLWRYPIMWAAAAAFLFVPMVYAGVYLMSVWDPSGNLPDLPAALVNLDTGTVSRGKNVNAGHDLVVELQKDPPVNFTRYATQAAAEQAVRRGEVYFALTIPADFSRKAVSGDSSQHGLLQLYRAPGLNYYASTVADRVSSAIAEDLNATLGQNRWEVVQTSLKDVQQGFSDIHDATVKLADGAQALLDGTEKLQGGADKLAGGAETLADGAGKLADGASSLSGGVSSLAGGVTRLSGGLKQLEAAAPGEKQLAPLRKGSATLASSADQLSGGLNKLADGSDQLAAGAKKLGGGAAQVNTGTTQLATQLPALASGLGDLNTGAGQLAAGAAKLNTGVTDGLKPAADGATQLSKGAASLNAGLGKAQTGAKQAADGATQLAAGLTRLDSGLGTLQKGAQSLASGSNTLATSLKGTPAATGAQSVQTGAAQLNTGLQQSQAAASAASRGAQSLATQLPALSSGLTDLKTGAAQLQTGADKLSAGLSSGLKPLQAGAADLQSGANRLASGAASAQTGAQKAAAGAKELAAGTAQVQTGAEQLNTGAATLATNTRKAATGAAQLAAGARDLQGGVTTLTDGNIRIKKALGDITAQLPAQKDLNTLNTGGKSLAINSARLATGADTLASGATDLRGGTDDLRSGALKLRNGLTELRDKVPTDTEELGGDPDGLAQSVIVQTRATADVPNNGNAFAPYFIALALWVGATLTTFIFPFLLIPESGRTARQSARVLRKLTHPLIIVIGQALIVVTGVHLMNVSFLNPAQVVLTAVAGSVTFMIVILALNLLFGPAGRVLALILLIVQLAASGGSYPIELSSPFFRLIHTVIPVTDVINALRSAMFGAYEGQYWTFMGRMGVVAAVALVVALLSRRRWVYAPDSNFRSPIITDVG; encoded by the coding sequence ATGAACGACGGACCACCCAACGACACGCAGCCCAACCCGGACCTCACGCCCGACCGTCCCAACCTGCAGCAATCCTACCAGCGCCTGACCCCCGCCGAACGCAGCCTGTGGCGCTACCCGATCATGTGGGCCGCCGCCGCCGCCTTCCTGTTCGTGCCGATGGTCTACGCCGGCGTGTACCTCATGAGCGTCTGGGACCCCAGCGGCAACCTCCCGGACCTGCCGGCCGCCCTGGTCAACCTGGACACCGGCACCGTTTCACGCGGCAAGAACGTCAACGCCGGACACGACCTCGTCGTGGAACTCCAGAAAGACCCCCCCGTGAACTTCACGCGCTACGCCACCCAGGCCGCCGCCGAACAGGCCGTGCGCCGGGGCGAGGTCTACTTCGCCCTGACCATCCCCGCCGACTTCAGCCGCAAGGCCGTCAGCGGCGACAGCAGCCAGCACGGCCTGCTCCAGCTGTACCGCGCGCCCGGCCTGAACTACTACGCCAGCACCGTCGCCGACCGCGTCAGTAGCGCCATCGCCGAGGACCTGAACGCCACGCTCGGCCAGAACCGCTGGGAAGTCGTGCAGACCAGCCTCAAGGACGTGCAGCAGGGCTTTTCTGACATTCACGACGCCACCGTGAAACTCGCGGACGGCGCGCAGGCACTGCTGGACGGCACCGAGAAACTCCAGGGCGGCGCAGACAAACTCGCAGGCGGCGCGGAAACCCTCGCCGACGGCGCGGGCAAACTCGCTGACGGCGCGAGCAGCCTCAGCGGCGGCGTCAGCAGCCTCGCAGGCGGCGTCACCAGACTGTCCGGCGGCCTGAAACAACTCGAGGCAGCCGCGCCCGGCGAGAAACAACTCGCGCCCCTGCGCAAGGGCAGCGCCACACTCGCCAGCAGCGCCGACCAGCTGTCCGGCGGCCTGAACAAACTCGCGGACGGCAGCGACCAGCTGGCCGCCGGAGCGAAGAAACTCGGCGGCGGCGCTGCGCAGGTGAACACCGGCACCACGCAACTCGCCACGCAACTCCCGGCCCTCGCCAGCGGCCTGGGCGACCTGAACACCGGCGCCGGGCAACTCGCCGCCGGAGCCGCCAAACTGAACACCGGCGTCACCGACGGCCTGAAACCCGCCGCCGACGGCGCCACGCAACTCAGCAAGGGCGCCGCCAGCCTGAACGCCGGCCTCGGCAAGGCCCAGACCGGCGCGAAACAGGCCGCCGACGGCGCCACGCAACTCGCCGCCGGACTGACCCGCCTGGACAGCGGCCTGGGCACGCTGCAAAAGGGAGCGCAGAGCCTCGCAAGTGGCAGCAACACCCTCGCCACCAGCCTGAAAGGCACACCCGCCGCCACCGGCGCGCAGAGCGTGCAGACCGGCGCAGCCCAGCTGAACACCGGACTGCAACAATCCCAGGCGGCCGCCAGCGCCGCCAGCCGGGGCGCGCAGAGCCTCGCCACGCAACTCCCGGCCCTGAGCAGCGGCCTGACCGACCTGAAAACCGGCGCCGCCCAGCTGCAGACCGGCGCCGACAAACTCAGCGCGGGCCTCAGCAGCGGCCTCAAACCCCTCCAGGCCGGAGCGGCCGACCTGCAAAGCGGCGCGAACCGACTCGCCAGCGGCGCCGCCAGCGCCCAGACCGGCGCGCAGAAAGCCGCCGCCGGAGCGAAAGAACTCGCCGCCGGAACCGCCCAGGTGCAGACCGGCGCCGAGCAACTGAACACCGGCGCCGCCACCCTGGCCACCAACACCCGCAAGGCCGCCACCGGCGCCGCACAACTGGCCGCCGGCGCCCGCGACCTGCAAGGCGGCGTGACCACCCTCACCGACGGGAACATCAGGATCAAGAAAGCCCTCGGCGACATCACCGCCCAACTGCCCGCCCAGAAAGACCTGAACACCCTGAACACCGGCGGGAAATCCCTGGCCATCAACAGCGCCAGACTCGCCACCGGAGCCGACACGCTCGCCAGCGGCGCCACCGACCTGAGGGGCGGCACCGACGACCTGCGCAGCGGCGCCCTGAAACTCCGCAACGGCCTGACCGAACTGCGCGACAAGGTCCCCACCGACACCGAAGAACTCGGCGGCGACCCCGACGGCCTCGCCCAGAGCGTCATCGTGCAGACCCGCGCCACCGCCGACGTTCCCAACAACGGCAACGCCTTCGCCCCGTACTTCATTGCCCTGGCCCTCTGGGTCGGCGCGACCCTGACCACCTTCATCTTCCCGTTCCTGCTGATCCCGGAAAGTGGACGCACCGCCCGCCAGAGTGCGCGCGTCCTGCGTAAACTCACGCACCCGCTGATCATCGTGATCGGACAGGCCCTGATCGTCGTGACCGGCGTTCACCTGATGAACGTGTCCTTCCTGAACCCCGCGCAGGTCGTCCTGACCGCCGTGGCAGGCAGCGTCACCTTCATGATCGTGATCCTCGCCCTGAACCTGCTGTTCGGCCCGGCCGGGCGCGTCCTGGCCCTGATCCTGCTGATCGTGCAACTCGCAGCCAGCGGCGGCAGTTACCCCATCGAACTGTCCAGCCCGTTCTTCCGGCTGATCCACACCGTCATTCCCGTCACCGACGTCATCAACGCCCTGCGCAGCGCCATGTTCGGCGCGTACGAAGGTCAGTACTGGACCTTCATGGGCCGCATGGGCGTGGTCGCCGCCGTCGCCCTGGTCGTCGCGCTGCTCAGCCGCCGCCGCTGGGTGTACGCCCCGGACAGCAACTTCCGCTCGCCCATCATCACCGACGTGGGCTGA
- a CDS encoding DUF705 domain-containing protein, translating into MTPPPLIVYVDVDETLVRNVGRSRVPIPGAIAHVRELAAQGAELYCWSSGGAAYARDSAREVGLDGVFMAFLPKPQVLLDDQRVESWRQLVQLHPLSCPGESVESYRAALESGRPPR; encoded by the coding sequence ATGACCCCTCCCCCACTGATCGTATATGTGGATGTGGACGAGACGCTGGTGCGGAACGTGGGGCGGTCGCGGGTGCCGATCCCCGGCGCAATCGCGCATGTGCGGGAGCTGGCGGCGCAGGGCGCGGAGCTGTACTGCTGGAGTTCCGGTGGGGCCGCGTACGCGCGGGACAGTGCGCGCGAGGTGGGGCTGGATGGCGTGTTCATGGCGTTCCTGCCCAAGCCGCAGGTGCTGCTGGACGACCAGCGGGTCGAATCGTGGCGGCAGCTGGTGCAGCTGCATCCATTGTCCTGCCCCGGCGAGTCGGTGGAGTCGTACCGGGCGGCCCTTGAGAGTGGGCGGCCGCCACGCTGA
- the recG gene encoding ATP-dependent DNA helicase RecG: MATVAELREKLRRPLSAELAGGCQNRVVAGGVERLLASPLGNPFPKVREALRGYAELDGPEREAALRGALALLADPDAPKTAPKRAATRTAPPTAAPGERLPLDAEIARLDTGPGGARKLQSLGLHTVRDVLHAYPHRHEDRRALPDLSEVEDGQKVTVEGRVVARSRRSPKPGMQILDVTLETPSGGRVKATWFNQPWVEKQLREGARLVLTGRVKRFGRSVQLGVEHLETVDGAQDSLSTGRIVGVYDSKDGVSQEFLRRAAHRALLAAPLDDYLPAHWRQKYALTDLGDALWGMHYPADEAQLARANHRLRFDEYLFLELRMLLQGEDAVLEGKRFGAKSEDIHTFEGALPFRFTNAQRRVLLEITDDMRSDRQMARLVQGDVGSGKTAVAACALYLAVRDGYQGALMAPTEILARQHYANLVGYLGKLDVRVGLLIGAMTPKVKLEMQTRIAEGDVDVVVGTQALIQENVRFDNLGLAVVDEEHRFGVQQRRRLLAGRPDVLVMSATPIPRSLALTAYGDLELSIIDELPPGRTPIETKLIQDTARQQAYGFVMGQVREGRQAFVVTALIEENENLELLAATQLADDLKTILPEARIDLLHGKMSAAEKDHVMDRFRAHEFDILVSTTVIEVGVDVPNASVMVIENAERFGLAQLHQLRGRVGRGSAKSYCVLIAGEHSKKTRQRLKIIEGSTDGFVIAEADLKLRGPGEIRGTRQSGIPDLRLADLANDTQIIEQARELAKHILAHDPRLEHPRLQYLRSELQNRSQSVAFREVI; the protein is encoded by the coding sequence ATGGCGACTGTGGCGGAACTGCGGGAGAAATTGCGGCGGCCCCTGAGCGCCGAACTGGCCGGCGGTTGCCAGAACCGCGTGGTGGCGGGCGGCGTGGAGCGGCTGCTGGCCTCGCCGCTGGGAAACCCCTTCCCGAAGGTGCGCGAGGCGCTGCGCGGGTACGCGGAACTGGACGGCCCGGAGCGTGAGGCGGCCCTGCGTGGGGCGCTGGCGCTGCTGGCCGACCCGGACGCCCCGAAAACCGCCCCGAAACGCGCCGCGACCCGCACGGCCCCCCCGACCGCCGCGCCCGGCGAGCGCCTCCCGCTGGACGCCGAGATCGCCCGGCTGGACACCGGCCCCGGCGGGGCGCGCAAACTGCAATCCCTGGGCCTGCACACCGTCCGGGACGTGCTGCACGCCTACCCGCACCGCCACGAGGACCGCCGCGCCCTGCCGGACCTGTCCGAGGTCGAGGACGGGCAGAAGGTCACGGTGGAGGGCCGCGTGGTCGCCAGGTCGCGCCGCAGCCCGAAGCCCGGCATGCAGATTCTGGACGTGACGCTGGAAACCCCGTCGGGCGGGCGGGTGAAGGCCACGTGGTTCAACCAGCCGTGGGTGGAAAAGCAGCTGCGTGAGGGCGCGCGGCTGGTCCTGACGGGCCGCGTGAAACGCTTCGGGCGCAGCGTGCAACTGGGTGTCGAGCACCTGGAAACAGTGGACGGCGCGCAGGACAGCCTCAGTACCGGGCGGATCGTGGGCGTGTACGACAGCAAGGACGGCGTCTCGCAGGAATTCCTGCGCCGCGCCGCGCACCGCGCATTGCTGGCCGCGCCGCTGGACGATTACCTGCCCGCCCACTGGCGGCAGAAGTACGCCCTGACCGACCTGGGTGACGCCCTGTGGGGCATGCACTACCCGGCCGACGAGGCGCAACTGGCCCGCGCGAACCACCGCCTGCGCTTCGACGAGTACCTGTTCCTGGAACTGCGGATGCTGCTTCAGGGTGAGGACGCCGTGCTGGAAGGCAAACGCTTCGGCGCGAAAAGCGAGGACATCCACACCTTCGAGGGCGCGTTGCCGTTCCGCTTCACGAACGCCCAGCGGCGCGTGCTGCTGGAAATCACGGACGACATGCGCAGCGACCGCCAGATGGCCCGCCTCGTGCAGGGCGACGTGGGGAGCGGCAAGACGGCCGTCGCCGCCTGCGCGCTGTACCTCGCCGTGCGCGACGGCTACCAGGGCGCGCTGATGGCCCCCACCGAGATCCTCGCGCGGCAGCACTACGCGAACCTCGTCGGGTACCTGGGCAAACTGGACGTGCGGGTGGGCCTCCTGATCGGCGCGATGACCCCCAAGGTGAAACTGGAAATGCAGACCCGCATCGCCGAGGGGGACGTGGACGTCGTCGTGGGCACCCAGGCGCTCATTCAGGAGAACGTGCGCTTCGACAACCTCGGGCTGGCCGTCGTGGACGAGGAACACCGCTTCGGCGTGCAGCAACGGCGCAGGCTCCTCGCGGGCCGCCCCGACGTGCTCGTCATGAGCGCCACACCCATCCCCCGCTCGCTGGCCCTGACCGCGTACGGCGACCTGGAACTCAGCATCATCGACGAACTGCCACCCGGCCGCACGCCCATCGAAACGAAACTCATTCAGGACACCGCCCGCCAGCAGGCCTACGGCTTCGTCATGGGACAGGTCCGCGAGGGGCGGCAGGCGTTCGTCGTCACCGCCCTGATCGAGGAGAACGAGAACCTCGAACTGCTCGCCGCCACGCAACTCGCCGACGACCTCAAGACCATCCTCCCGGAAGCGCGCATCGACCTGCTGCACGGCAAGATGAGCGCCGCCGAGAAGGACCATGTGATGGACCGCTTCCGCGCGCACGAGTTCGACATCCTCGTGTCCACCACCGTCATCGAGGTCGGCGTGGACGTCCCCAACGCCAGCGTGATGGTCATCGAGAACGCCGAACGCTTCGGCCTCGCCCAGCTGCACCAGCTGCGCGGCCGCGTGGGCCGGGGCAGCGCCAAGTCCTACTGCGTGCTGATTGCCGGGGAACACAGCAAGAAAACCCGCCAGCGCCTGAAGATCATCGAAGGCTCTACAGACGGCTTCGTCATTGCCGAGGCCGACCTGAAACTGCGCGGCCCCGGCGAGATCCGCGGCACCCGCCAGAGCGGCATCCCGGACCTGCGCCTCGCGGACCTCGCCAACGACACGCAGATCATCGAACAGGCCCGCGAACTGGCAAAACACATCCTCGCGCACGACCCCAGGCTGGAACACCCCCGCCTGCAATACCTCCGCAGCGAGTTGCAGAACCGCAGTCAGAGCGTGGCATTCCGCGAAGTCATCTGA